A stretch of the Sphingobacterium thalpophilum genome encodes the following:
- a CDS encoding sensor histidine kinase, translated as MSTIFRPTKIEWISFWVLMPIISIATGLVMFKHRFYQEWEVMLGAFTAIYLIGLLSWYLHIVSMHYLAKLLPKLSQTIIRLVLLAIVHMVLITLTMCSYFYGFDALSLFGYQFDEDSFRTGLWVGVFLTLISTSLWQVEYIFKQWRLSLSEKELIEQQKLVHEFENLKKQINPHFLFNNLNILSSLIAEDAVKAEYFLNELSKVYRYLLKNTEEGLTSVGDELDFIGSYYELLRIRHGEAIRLVLEVDAAARGCYLPSYSLQLLVENAVKHNVANKMRPLQIEIYIRDGNLHVVNNLQKKKSNILSNKVGLSNITENYKLLMDKDPQFYETENQFVVILPLIKIEIN; from the coding sequence ATGAGCACGATATTCAGGCCTACAAAAATAGAATGGATCAGTTTCTGGGTGCTGATGCCGATCATCTCCATTGCAACAGGTTTGGTAATGTTCAAACATCGGTTCTACCAGGAATGGGAAGTGATGCTGGGCGCATTTACGGCGATCTACCTCATCGGACTGTTATCCTGGTACCTGCATATCGTCTCCATGCACTACCTGGCAAAACTGCTGCCCAAGCTGAGTCAGACGATCATCAGGCTGGTGCTGTTGGCAATTGTGCATATGGTACTGATCACCCTGACGATGTGCAGCTATTTTTATGGCTTTGACGCCTTATCGCTATTTGGCTACCAATTTGATGAGGATAGTTTTAGGACCGGACTATGGGTAGGCGTATTCCTCACGCTGATCTCCACCTCCCTATGGCAGGTGGAGTATATTTTCAAACAATGGCGCCTGAGCCTTTCTGAAAAGGAACTGATAGAACAACAGAAGCTGGTACACGAGTTTGAGAACCTAAAGAAACAGATCAACCCACATTTCCTGTTTAATAACCTCAATATCCTTTCCTCGCTGATTGCGGAGGATGCGGTCAAGGCCGAGTATTTCCTCAATGAACTGAGCAAGGTGTACCGGTACCTGCTGAAAAATACAGAAGAGGGATTGACAAGTGTAGGGGACGAACTTGATTTCATTGGATCGTATTATGAACTCCTGCGCATCAGACATGGGGAGGCGATCCGATTGGTACTGGAAGTGGATGCTGCTGCTAGGGGCTGTTACCTGCCGTCCTATTCCCTGCAATTGTTGGTAGAGAATGCGGTCAAACATAACGTAGCCAACAAAATGCGACCGTTACAGATAGAGATCTATATCAGGGATGGAAACCTTCATGTAGTCAATAACCTGCAGAAGAAAAAAAGCAACATCCTTTCCAACAAGGTAGGCCTATCCAATATTACCGAAAACTATAAGTTGCTGATGGACAAAGATCCGCAGTTTTATGAGACAGAAAACCAGTTTGTGGTCATATTACCACTGATCAAAATAGAAATTAACTGA
- a CDS encoding FAD-dependent monooxygenase, with protein sequence MTHKIAIIGGGIAGLTTAIAFKKAGYTPVVFEAAETMKPVGAGLGLAANAIKALDKLGIKDKVVEKGRILSSFTIKDEKDKIITYTDSIKISREYGIDNFTIHRAALHEALLSEIPGTQLYTGKKCVDINVQKNNIRLLFKDGSSFDTDYLIVADGIHSPVRQKLVPGSVPRFAGYTCWRAVIDNHTLNIDNSYEIWGSKGRFGAVPLADNKLYWFATVNSTANNARFKNFTLHNLKEWFKEYPAEIGAILTQTSESALIWNDIIDLKPIPKYAFDNILLLGDAAHATTPNMGQGACQAIEDAAVLYDELLKGGELNNSFLRFEKRRLPRTHFITNQSARIGKVAQAANPLMIKLRNALFRSIPGSIKDKQFKKLYNTDF encoded by the coding sequence ATGACACATAAAATAGCAATTATAGGCGGAGGCATCGCAGGGCTTACAACTGCAATAGCCTTTAAAAAAGCAGGATATACCCCTGTTGTATTTGAAGCCGCAGAAACAATGAAACCCGTAGGCGCAGGGTTAGGACTTGCAGCCAATGCCATTAAAGCGTTGGACAAACTCGGCATAAAGGATAAAGTAGTAGAAAAAGGAAGAATACTTTCATCATTTACTATTAAAGACGAAAAGGATAAAATCATTACTTATACGGACAGCATTAAGATAAGCCGTGAGTATGGTATTGATAATTTCACTATCCACAGGGCAGCATTGCATGAAGCCTTGCTTTCTGAAATTCCCGGCACACAGCTATATACCGGAAAAAAATGCGTGGATATTAATGTTCAGAAAAACAATATCCGGCTATTGTTTAAGGACGGGAGCAGCTTTGATACGGATTATCTTATCGTTGCTGATGGCATCCATTCCCCGGTAAGGCAGAAGCTGGTTCCCGGTTCTGTACCACGCTTTGCAGGATATACCTGCTGGAGAGCAGTGATTGACAACCATACGCTGAACATTGATAACAGCTACGAAATATGGGGGAGCAAAGGAAGGTTTGGAGCTGTACCCCTTGCTGACAATAAGCTGTACTGGTTTGCAACAGTAAACAGCACTGCCAACAATGCCCGTTTTAAAAACTTCACACTGCACAACCTTAAAGAGTGGTTTAAGGAATATCCTGCTGAAATCGGGGCTATACTCACCCAAACATCAGAGAGCGCACTGATATGGAATGACATTATTGATTTAAAGCCTATTCCTAAGTATGCTTTTGACAACATACTGCTGTTAGGCGATGCTGCTCATGCCACCACACCCAATATGGGACAAGGTGCTTGCCAGGCTATTGAAGATGCCGCAGTCTTGTATGATGAGCTTCTAAAAGGCGGTGAACTGAACAATTCATTTCTTCGCTTTGAAAAAAGAAGGCTTCCACGTACACACTTTATTACCAATCAGTCTGCCCGCATCGGGAAAGTGGCACAGGCTGCCAATCCCCTGATGATTAAGTTGCGCAATGCGCTTTTCCGCTCTATACCGGGAAGCATAAAGGACAAGCAGTTCAAAAAACTATATAACACGGATTTCTAA
- a CDS encoding DAPG hydrolase family protein has product MKKNWEMPDFGWQMKSLASAETSFEVTKNGVYDLRIVHSTIKGVSPKMLEWWFRNIGGDMTYRGHRYPRYLIWHPLDHIHWELVGQKGKAQQVGVGSYFRIVEAFANNPSYQIDSIERVEKLDITGIRLVRRILGIEIFSLEHHFGQAGTEGSSYRSQMLVGSDHWLMGPLFNKLIRPFIFSKIMGRLWLKHNIEEVGNFEFFLPELYRQYHPQFCDGDMIAEPWRLLQQP; this is encoded by the coding sequence ATGAAAAAAAATTGGGAAATGCCAGATTTTGGCTGGCAGATGAAAAGCTTAGCTAGCGCGGAAACGAGCTTTGAGGTTACCAAAAATGGTGTTTATGATCTTCGCATTGTCCACAGCACGATCAAAGGGGTCAGCCCAAAGATGCTGGAATGGTGGTTCAGGAACATCGGTGGCGATATGACCTACCGTGGTCATCGATATCCAAGGTACCTGATCTGGCATCCGCTAGACCATATCCATTGGGAATTGGTTGGACAGAAAGGCAAAGCGCAGCAGGTTGGCGTGGGATCCTATTTCAGGATCGTGGAAGCCTTTGCCAACAATCCAAGCTATCAGATCGACAGCATTGAAAGGGTAGAAAAGTTGGATATTACAGGAATCAGGTTGGTCCGTAGGATACTTGGTATCGAAATTTTCAGCTTGGAACACCATTTCGGACAGGCAGGTACGGAAGGCAGCAGCTACCGGTCACAAATGTTGGTGGGCTCCGACCATTGGCTGATGGGACCGTTGTTCAATAAGTTGATCCGTCCATTTATTTTTTCGAAGATCATGGGCCGCTTGTGGCTGAAGCACAATATCGAAGAGGTCGGCAATTTCGAGTTCTTCCTTCCCGAACTCTATCGGCAATACCATCCGCAGTTCTGTGATGGAGACATGATTGCCGAGCCCTGGAGGCTCCTCCAGCAGCCATAA
- a CDS encoding c-type cytochrome, with protein sequence MKTLKVILIIIVVILLVVLAGGVYIKTALPNADPAPKLSIEATPERIENGRYLANHVAVCMDCHSTRNWELFAGPMDVNGMGGGGEVFNQEMGFPGTFYAPNLTPYALASWTDGEIFRAITAGVDKEGKALFPVMASHRFGKMDREDLYDIVAYIRSLAPVKKNIPESKADFPVNILINTMPQKPSFTKRPDTSDELKYGAYLVNAAGCVDCHSKTDKGSIIAGTEFGGGMEFAQPVGIVRAPNITFDQQTGIGTWTQESFLARFKLYADPAYSSPRVENGSYNTPMPWTMYAGMKDTDLRAIYSYLKSLVPINNQVERFTPKK encoded by the coding sequence ATGAAGACATTAAAAGTAATCCTCATCATTATCGTGGTGATATTGTTGGTTGTACTGGCCGGGGGTGTGTACATCAAGACAGCCCTGCCCAATGCCGATCCGGCACCAAAGCTGAGCATCGAAGCCACGCCTGAACGAATCGAAAATGGCAGGTATCTGGCCAATCACGTGGCAGTCTGCATGGACTGCCATAGTACAAGAAACTGGGAGCTATTCGCTGGCCCTATGGATGTCAATGGTATGGGCGGGGGAGGAGAAGTATTCAACCAAGAGATGGGCTTTCCCGGAACCTTTTACGCACCAAACCTGACACCATATGCATTGGCCAGTTGGACTGACGGCGAAATCTTTAGGGCGATCACCGCAGGGGTAGACAAGGAGGGAAAGGCTTTATTTCCGGTGATGGCCTCACATCGTTTTGGAAAGATGGACAGGGAAGACCTGTATGACATCGTTGCCTATATCCGTTCCCTAGCTCCCGTAAAAAAAAATATCCCTGAATCCAAGGCAGATTTTCCGGTCAATATCCTGATCAATACGATGCCCCAGAAACCTAGCTTTACCAAGCGTCCAGATACCTCAGATGAATTAAAATATGGCGCATATCTGGTAAATGCCGCAGGATGTGTAGATTGTCATAGTAAAACGGATAAGGGAAGTATTATCGCCGGCACAGAATTTGGGGGCGGAATGGAATTTGCACAGCCTGTCGGCATCGTAAGGGCACCTAACATCACTTTTGATCAGCAAACCGGGATAGGGACCTGGACTCAAGAGAGCTTCCTCGCTAGGTTTAAGCTTTATGCGGATCCTGCGTATAGTTCGCCACGTGTGGAAAATGGCAGCTATAATACGCCAATGCCATGGACAATGTATGCGGGAATGAAAGATACCGATCTAAGGGCCATCTATAGTTACCTGAAAAGCCTTGTTCCGATCAATAATCAGGTAGAGAGGTTTACACCCAAAAAATAA
- a CDS encoding outer membrane beta-barrel protein yields the protein MKKTVLSLLLLAGLGMAANAQQGATNKISAGLELALPTGDNADVFSFGYGASVQGEFNIVKNLNLTANAGYLSFRLKKEIKDLLESFGEDTKGSGAIPLKAGAKYFFAGKFYGQAEVGAAISTDEDGGTAFSYAPGIGINLPISEKTIVDLGIRYENWRKDGIGSSFFGLRAAVAFGL from the coding sequence ATGAAAAAAACAGTACTATCATTATTATTGCTAGCCGGTTTGGGCATGGCAGCAAACGCACAACAGGGCGCAACAAACAAGATCAGCGCAGGGCTAGAATTGGCTTTGCCTACCGGTGACAACGCGGACGTGTTCAGCTTCGGTTATGGCGCCTCGGTACAGGGTGAATTCAATATAGTCAAGAACCTTAACCTGACAGCCAATGCCGGATATCTTTCCTTCAGGCTAAAGAAGGAGATCAAAGACCTATTGGAGAGTTTTGGTGAAGACACTAAGGGCAGTGGTGCCATTCCGTTGAAAGCTGGTGCGAAGTATTTCTTTGCGGGCAAATTCTACGGACAGGCCGAGGTAGGCGCCGCCATCAGTACTGATGAGGACGGGGGTACGGCCTTCAGTTATGCACCTGGCATAGGCATTAACCTGCCGATTTCGGAAAAGACTATCGTAGATCTGGGGATCAGGTATGAGAACTGGAGAAAAGACGGTATCGGTTCCTCTTTCTTCGGGCTTAGGGCCGCAGTGGCTTTTGGTCTTTAG
- a CDS encoding sensor histidine kinase, whose translation MLGILVPYSVLMNSILYGESLYGSWGKFISVLMVTLFIKCVSWQFHTYVAVYLRARMPLDAQIMRRMLTALLLFFVMTAVDGIFITWLFHHYQFQGFVYRGDRFLYVILSGMVLNLFATLFHEGASNFEKWRAALTETEQLRTAYIKSQLEGLKNQIKPHFLFNSINTLSALIGEDGEKAEAFLDELCKVYRYLLKNDGQFVSLAEELAFVGSYFYVLKARYGQAIELHMDIDETETEKLVPPFTLQLLLENALHNNVVSKKMPLRIYIGANGDGQLVIENSVSTKIKADLEADESGLRNVINKFRLLGMAEISIQQLVGTRRIQLPLVIQKNLEI comes from the coding sequence ATGTTGGGAATCCTGGTACCCTATTCGGTCCTGATGAATTCCATACTCTATGGGGAAAGCCTCTATGGGAGTTGGGGGAAGTTCATTTCGGTATTGATGGTTACGCTCTTTATCAAATGTGTTTCCTGGCAGTTCCATACCTATGTTGCCGTATACCTGAGGGCAAGGATGCCCCTGGATGCCCAGATCATGCGGAGGATGCTTACCGCGCTGCTCCTGTTCTTTGTTATGACAGCTGTAGACGGTATTTTTATTACCTGGCTTTTTCATCATTACCAGTTCCAGGGATTTGTCTACAGAGGTGATCGTTTTTTGTACGTGATCCTTTCAGGGATGGTCCTCAACCTTTTCGCTACGCTCTTTCATGAAGGTGCTTCCAATTTTGAGAAATGGCGGGCTGCGCTGACCGAAACCGAGCAGTTGCGTACAGCCTATATCAAAAGCCAACTGGAAGGGTTGAAGAACCAAATCAAGCCGCACTTTCTGTTCAACAGCATCAATACACTATCGGCCCTGATCGGCGAGGATGGGGAAAAGGCGGAAGCTTTTTTGGATGAACTATGCAAAGTCTACAGGTACCTGCTCAAAAACGATGGGCAGTTCGTATCCCTGGCCGAAGAACTGGCCTTTGTAGGTTCTTACTTCTATGTATTGAAAGCCAGGTATGGACAGGCTATTGAATTGCATATGGACATCGATGAAACCGAAACAGAAAAACTGGTACCGCCATTTACCTTACAGCTGTTGCTCGAAAATGCACTGCACAATAATGTGGTAAGTAAGAAAATGCCCCTTAGGATCTATATCGGTGCCAATGGGGACGGACAGCTTGTGATCGAGAATTCGGTATCGACTAAGATCAAGGCCGACCTTGAGGCCGACGAAAGCGGGCTACGCAATGTCATCAACAAGTTCCGCCTGTTGGGAATGGCCGAAATAAGTATTCAACAGCTTGTCGGGACAAGGCGCATCCAGCTGCCCCTTGTGATTCAAAAAAACTTGGAAATATGA
- a CDS encoding T9SS type A sorting domain-containing protein: MRQTKIKLKVFVISLLTNTFLIQNLAIAQQQVEHAKLLTENGAATDFYGRSVAISGNYAIVGSNKTEELDGSTGNILNDAGSAHIYEKSFDGKWVFKQKLIAGDRRVSDSFGTSVAIFGNFAVIGAEEKDVDLQKLANVGAAYVFYRGADGIWREHQKLIPSDYAANDFFGHSVAMHGNYIVVGAYLSDKDAAGNAVSNSGCFYVFELDNANGWSLKQKLTALDRRTGDCFGWLVAVHGEHIVVGAYQDIKNAEGTGSLLNASSAYIFGRQPNGSWIQQQKIVSSDRNSGDFFGYSVAISGQTVVIGAYGEDDDIQGGNPKQLAGSAYIFEQASNGSWTQTQKLNAPDRTMEDRFGYAVGIDGGSILIGTYLEDDNAEGQQYLSAAGSAYLFVKLADGKWIFQQKIVSSERSEVAQFGTTVAISENHMLLGAPGHANRKGMASIFGPPPVLPIELYEFSAKYSHDAVLLKWTTLMEANNKEFIIKRSINGTDFTEIARIIGAGHTNSRKHYTYKDKNLSSGIYYYRLEQVDYDGKLSVLGVRMVKIHIDPSTVSVFPNPTTGPIYLMLPSTFGKSVKVTIANLSGQIVHSETLQSKEQAVKHQLKLNKPMASGLYFIGIDSETSKQQLKLMIK; encoded by the coding sequence ATGAGACAAACAAAAATCAAACTAAAGGTTTTCGTGATCAGCTTATTGACGAACACGTTCCTAATCCAAAATCTGGCAATTGCACAACAGCAGGTCGAGCACGCCAAATTGCTTACCGAAAATGGTGCGGCTACAGATTTCTACGGCAGATCGGTCGCTATCAGTGGAAACTATGCCATTGTTGGTTCAAATAAAACGGAAGAGCTTGACGGATCCACCGGTAACATCCTTAATGATGCTGGTTCGGCCCACATCTATGAAAAATCCTTCGATGGAAAATGGGTCTTCAAACAGAAGCTCATTGCAGGTGATCGCAGGGTCAGTGACTCCTTCGGAACTTCGGTAGCCATCTTTGGCAACTTTGCGGTCATCGGAGCCGAAGAGAAGGACGTTGACCTACAGAAACTAGCCAATGTGGGGGCTGCCTACGTCTTTTATCGCGGAGCCGACGGCATCTGGCGTGAACACCAAAAACTAATACCTTCTGATTATGCAGCAAACGACTTTTTTGGTCATTCGGTGGCCATGCATGGCAACTACATCGTGGTTGGCGCTTATTTGAGCGATAAAGATGCCGCCGGAAACGCTGTTAGCAATTCTGGATGTTTTTATGTCTTTGAACTGGACAACGCTAATGGATGGAGCTTAAAACAAAAATTGACCGCACTGGACAGAAGGACGGGTGATTGCTTCGGCTGGTTGGTGGCCGTCCACGGCGAGCATATCGTGGTAGGCGCCTATCAGGATATAAAAAATGCAGAGGGCACAGGTTCACTGTTAAATGCGAGTAGCGCCTATATCTTCGGACGTCAACCCAACGGATCTTGGATACAACAACAAAAAATCGTGTCCAGCGATCGGAATTCAGGAGATTTCTTCGGTTACAGTGTCGCTATCAGCGGACAAACCGTTGTGATCGGTGCCTATGGTGAAGACGATGATATACAAGGGGGTAATCCCAAGCAGCTTGCCGGGAGCGCCTATATTTTTGAACAAGCTTCCAACGGCTCTTGGACGCAGACACAGAAGCTGAACGCTCCGGATCGTACCATGGAAGACCGTTTTGGCTATGCGGTGGGCATAGATGGCGGCAGTATCCTGATCGGCACCTATCTAGAGGACGACAATGCAGAGGGCCAACAATACCTGAGTGCTGCCGGCAGTGCCTATCTGTTCGTAAAGTTGGCAGATGGAAAATGGATCTTCCAGCAAAAAATAGTTAGCTCGGAACGTAGTGAAGTCGCACAGTTCGGTACCACTGTGGCTATCTCGGAAAACCATATGCTCTTGGGCGCTCCAGGTCATGCCAACAGAAAGGGAATGGCTTCGATATTTGGCCCACCTCCCGTACTTCCCATTGAACTCTACGAATTTAGCGCCAAATATAGCCATGACGCTGTCCTATTAAAATGGACTACGCTGATGGAGGCCAACAATAAGGAGTTTATCATTAAGCGGTCGATCAATGGAACAGACTTTACGGAAATTGCCCGTATCATTGGCGCAGGACATACCAACAGTAGAAAACACTATACCTATAAAGACAAAAACCTGAGTAGCGGCATTTATTACTACCGCTTGGAGCAGGTCGATTACGATGGAAAGCTTAGTGTACTTGGCGTAAGGATGGTGAAGATCCACATCGATCCTTCCACCGTCTCTGTATTTCCAAACCCCACGACAGGTCCAATCTATCTGATGCTGCCTTCCACATTTGGGAAATCGGTCAAGGTGACCATTGCCAATCTTTCAGGCCAGATTGTCCACAGCGAAACTCTCCAATCAAAGGAGCAAGCTGTAAAGCATCAGCTCAAACTCAACAAACCTATGGCTAGCGGCCTATATTTTATAGGTATAGACAGCGAAACGTCCAAGCAACAGCTCAAGCTGATGATTAAATAA
- a CDS encoding FAD-dependent monooxygenase, translating to MKVSIIGAGIAGLATAIALKKEGITAEVFEAAPQLSAVGAGLGLAPNAIKALSHIGLDEKIVSIGRQLPYFQILDQRGGLISSADSTYVVEKYGIDNFTIHRADLHECLLNELDSHFVHTNKRVVHCRPYRSGAELTFSDGSIHQTDYLIVADGINSIVRKKIVLDSKTRYAGYTCWRAVVDAKALDLQGASETWGAHGRFGIVPLRDGKVYWFACINAAPDDPNFKNFTTANLAQHFQGYHSPIIQLLELTPDQALIRNDIYDIEPLKKFAYRRILFVGDAAHATTPNMGQGACQAIEDAVILANEFKTSSDLEEAFRRFEKKRLKRTSAIISQSRRIGAMAQWTNPIAIFLRNWLLKHSPKGLQKKQFEELYRFKL from the coding sequence ATGAAAGTAAGCATTATTGGAGCCGGGATCGCTGGCCTAGCTACCGCCATTGCCCTGAAAAAAGAAGGTATCACCGCAGAGGTTTTTGAGGCTGCCCCACAACTGTCGGCTGTAGGTGCGGGATTGGGACTTGCGCCCAATGCCATTAAAGCGCTGTCCCATATCGGTCTGGACGAAAAGATTGTGTCCATTGGCCGACAGCTTCCCTACTTCCAGATCTTGGACCAACGGGGCGGGCTTATCTCTTCGGCCGACAGCACATATGTGGTCGAAAAATATGGAATCGACAATTTCACCATCCATCGCGCCGACCTTCACGAATGTCTTTTGAACGAACTGGACAGCCATTTTGTGCATACCAATAAAAGAGTTGTCCATTGCAGACCCTATCGTAGCGGTGCAGAGCTGACCTTTTCGGACGGCAGCATCCACCAGACCGATTACCTGATCGTCGCCGATGGGATCAATTCTATTGTCAGGAAGAAGATAGTTCTCGATTCTAAGACCAGATATGCAGGATATACCTGCTGGCGTGCAGTAGTGGACGCCAAGGCGCTTGACCTTCAAGGGGCTTCCGAAACCTGGGGAGCCCATGGACGTTTTGGTATCGTTCCCCTTAGGGATGGAAAGGTGTATTGGTTCGCCTGTATCAATGCGGCCCCCGATGATCCCAACTTTAAGAACTTTACAACGGCAAACCTGGCCCAACATTTTCAGGGTTATCATTCCCCTATCATCCAGCTTTTGGAGCTTACGCCCGACCAGGCCCTGATCCGGAACGACATCTACGATATCGAACCGCTGAAAAAATTTGCCTATCGCAGGATACTATTTGTTGGCGACGCCGCCCATGCCACCACCCCGAACATGGGACAGGGAGCTTGTCAGGCCATCGAAGATGCGGTCATCCTGGCAAACGAATTCAAGACCTCGAGCGACCTTGAGGAAGCCTTCCGCAGGTTTGAGAAAAAACGATTGAAACGTACATCGGCAATCATCTCCCAATCCCGCAGGATAGGTGCCATGGCACAATGGACCAACCCCATCGCCATTTTCCTCAGAAATTGGCTATTGAAACATAGTCCAAAAGGACTTCAAAAAAAGCAGTTCGAAGAACTTTATCGCTTTAAGCTATAG
- a CDS encoding LytR/AlgR family response regulator transcription factor — MKVLIVEDENLAAKKLVKTLLSIAPGAEVLGVLDSVESTVEWLETNKQPDLILMDIELTDGQSFEIFKQTEVTSTVIFTTSYDEHALKAFKVNSIDYLLKPVQKEELEAALQKFERLQKQSAPTANVADFEKLMAGLQQIKPKTYRKRFLVKSMQRLISINVADIAYFYSDDRLNFFKTYDDKRYIIDYTMDELENMVEPDDFFRISRAFLVATASIDKIHDYFGHRLSLHLKPLQDKEAIVSREKVTDFKLWLGK, encoded by the coding sequence ATGAAAGTTTTAATTGTTGAAGACGAAAACCTTGCCGCTAAAAAGCTGGTGAAGACCCTGTTGTCCATTGCGCCAGGAGCAGAAGTGCTGGGCGTGCTCGATAGTGTGGAAAGTACGGTCGAATGGTTGGAAACGAATAAGCAACCCGATCTCATCCTGATGGATATCGAGTTGACCGACGGCCAGAGTTTTGAAATATTCAAACAGACCGAAGTCACCAGTACCGTCATATTTACGACCTCCTATGATGAACATGCATTGAAGGCCTTTAAGGTCAATAGCATCGACTATCTGTTGAAGCCGGTGCAGAAAGAAGAATTGGAGGCGGCCCTGCAGAAATTCGAAAGGCTCCAGAAGCAGTCTGCGCCAACTGCCAATGTCGCTGATTTTGAAAAGCTGATGGCCGGATTGCAACAGATAAAGCCCAAAACCTATCGTAAACGATTTTTGGTCAAAAGTATGCAACGCTTGATCTCGATCAATGTGGCAGATATCGCCTATTTCTATTCGGATGACCGCCTGAATTTTTTCAAGACCTATGACGATAAACGCTACATCATCGACTATACCATGGATGAGCTGGAAAATATGGTTGAACCGGACGATTTCTTCAGGATCAGCCGGGCATTCCTGGTGGCCACGGCCAGTATAGACAAGATCCATGATTATTTTGGTCACCGTCTTTCGCTGCACCTGAAGCCCTTACAGGATAAGGAGGCGATCGTGAGCCGTGAAAAGGTCACTGATTTTAAGCTCTGGCTGGGTAAATAG
- a CDS encoding NAD(P)/FAD-dependent oxidoreductase, with protein sequence MKKKIVIIGGGFGGMNLAKNLAGVKGIEVVLVDRNNYNYFPPLIYQVASSFIEPSNISYPFRKMFQGKDNVRFYQGTFLSVDVEQNSVQTSEGNLNYDYLVFAQGTQPNYFGLSSISEKALPLKNINDALKIRNTILNNMEQACKTSDAAERRKLMTFVIAGGGPTGVELSGMLSEMNRNIRKKDYPELANDPMHVYLVDAAHTLLGTMSQKSQQETLASLTELGVNIKLSVAVKNFKDDVVYLSNEEQITAKTLIWVSGVIANEAKGLPETAVLKNKRIAVNEFNLVTGTTNVFAIGDICYQDTDKAFPNGHPQVAQVAIQQGTLLGKNFKKIINGKQLKPFRYADKGSMAIISKYKAVAELPVGFFKGFIAWWLWLVIHILPIAGFKNKVKLVCSWLWNFISNDPTLRLIIHPQKQQAEKVKTADNKN encoded by the coding sequence ATGAAGAAAAAAATAGTCATCATAGGCGGTGGGTTTGGTGGGATGAACCTTGCCAAAAACCTTGCAGGCGTAAAAGGAATTGAAGTAGTGCTGGTGGACAGGAACAACTACAATTATTTTCCACCGCTTATTTACCAGGTAGCTTCCTCTTTCATTGAGCCGTCCAATATCAGCTATCCTTTCCGAAAGATGTTCCAGGGGAAAGATAATGTACGTTTCTATCAGGGTACTTTTCTTAGTGTTGATGTTGAACAAAACAGCGTTCAGACCAGTGAAGGAAACCTTAACTACGATTACCTTGTCTTTGCACAAGGCACTCAACCTAATTACTTCGGATTATCTTCTATCAGCGAAAAAGCATTGCCGTTAAAAAATATAAATGATGCCCTGAAAATCAGGAATACCATACTGAACAATATGGAGCAGGCTTGCAAAACAAGCGACGCCGCTGAGCGAAGAAAGCTGATGACCTTTGTAATAGCCGGTGGTGGTCCCACAGGCGTAGAGCTATCGGGTATGCTTTCGGAAATGAACCGCAACATCCGCAAAAAAGATTATCCCGAACTGGCGAACGACCCGATGCACGTTTACCTGGTAGATGCAGCACATACTTTACTGGGTACAATGAGCCAAAAATCACAGCAAGAAACGTTGGCTTCTCTGACGGAGTTAGGTGTAAACATCAAGCTATCTGTGGCGGTAAAAAATTTCAAAGACGATGTAGTTTATCTTTCAAACGAAGAACAGATTACTGCCAAAACACTGATATGGGTATCGGGCGTTATCGCAAACGAAGCAAAGGGATTGCCCGAAACTGCAGTGCTGAAAAACAAGCGTATAGCTGTAAACGAATTTAACCTTGTTACGGGAACAACGAATGTATTTGCCATTGGCGACATCTGTTACCAGGATACGGACAAAGCATTTCCTAATGGGCATCCGCAGGTGGCACAGGTAGCCATACAGCAGGGAACTTTGTTGGGAAAGAACTTTAAGAAAATCATCAACGGCAAACAGCTAAAGCCCTTTCGCTATGCCGACAAAGGAAGCATGGCTATCATCAGCAAGTACAAAGCCGTAGCGGAATTGCCTGTTGGTTTCTTCAAAGGGTTTATTGCATGGTGGCTCTGGCTGGTGATACACATATTACCTATTGCCGGTTTTAAGAACAAGGTAAAACTGGTTTGTAGCTGGCTATGGAATTTCATATCCAATGACCCCACATTGCGGTTAATCATCCATCCGCAAAAGCAGCAGGCAGAAAAAGTAAAGACCGCAGATAATAAAAATTAG